A region of the Polaribacter sp. L3A8 genome:
AAGAAGAGCTCAAGCAGTTACAAACTACTTAATTTCTAAAGGTGTAAACCCAAGTAAATTAACTGGTAACGGATACGGAGAATCTAAATTAACAAACAGATGTGCTGATGGTGTTTCTTGTACAGAAGCACAACACAGAGCAAACAGAAGAACTACATTTAGAGTAGTAAACGAAAAATAATCTCTTCTAATTTTATTAGAAAGGTAATAAAAACCGAGGCAATCTGCTTCGGTTTTTTTTTGTTTTCTAAAACCATATTGTTATCAATCAAATATATTATTAAAATTTTATAAGACTTCTATTTAGATAGAAACTATTTATATTATAAAAACAAGTAAATACACCAATAAGAAAACAATAGAAACAAGCATAACACAACAACGCTAGATATTTTTTTCCAATGGTTACGACATAGATCGCATCTAAAAGAATAAGGGTATATAATAAGGCTAAATTAAGCTTAAACAAATATGTAAGTAGAAAAGTAAATAAAAAATATAAAAGAACCTACAAGAGACAAAAAACGAACCCTACAAAAGTAAATAACAAAGAAAACAACTTCTTTTAAAACAATAAAACCGAAGCTAAAACTTCGGCTTTATTATTTAGTAATTTTCAATTACAGATTCTATAAACGGATAATAATACTCCGTTAAGATTAATCCTTTTTTATAACCAATCATTTTTCCTTTATGATCTACAAAAACAAGTGTAGGAAATGACCTTATTTTAAATTGCCTCTTTAAATCATTATTTATTTCTAATTTTTCAGGAGAAATTATATCTATATTTCTAGGACTATCTGCCTCATATAATATTAAGTCCTTTTCAGCAATCGCTTTAAATTTTTCTGTATGAAAAAGCTTTTTATCTAGAACTTTACAAGGACCACACCAATCTGATCCTGTAAAATAAATAAGTACAGGTTTATTTTCTTTTTTAGATTTTTTTAAAGCACTTTTAAAAGTAGATTCCCAATTTAAAGTAACAGAATCTAACTCTTGCACATTTTGTTCTTGAGCTACAATATTTGTAATCGTAAAAAAACAAATAGTAAAAAGTAATATAACTTTATTCATAAGTAGTAATTTCATCAAAAATATCAAAAATAATACCAAAAAAAAAACACAAAACAAATGTTGTACTAAATAAAAACAAAATTACCCTTTTTTCTAAAAAAAGGGATTATTATTTTAATAAAAAGAAAGTGTTAGTAAAGTTGTTAAAAAATAAAAAGCCGTAATTATAAAATTACGACTTTCTTTTTTTATTCCTAGAATATAATAAATTCAATCCCCCAATTTCATTATTACAAATTTTCATCAGAATAAGCACAAATATACAATACTTTTACATAAAATTTATATTATAAAGCACACTAAGCTACTACACATGTATATTATTAACACAAAAACTACTATATTTACACATCAATAAAGAATAATTACATGTAAATGAACAAACTACCTCTTTTAAAGAAAATACTATTCCTTTTATTATTTTTTCGAATCAGTCTCCTATTTTCACAAGATTTAATCATCAAAGATCATGATTATTGGTCTTATTATGACAAAGGTGGTTTAGAAAATGATTGGGTAGAACTTGCTGATTTTTCTAATTGGAAAAGCGGAAAATCTCCATTAGGATATGGAGATGATAAAATTATCACAAAACTTGATTTTGGCGGAAATAAACAAAGGAAACACGTTACAAAGTACTTTAAAAAGACACTAAATTTTGACAATAACTATATAGCTTATGAATTTAAAATTCAAAGAGATGATGGTGCTGTTGTTTACGTAAACGGAAAAGAAGTCTTTAGAGACAATATGCCCAACTCTACTATTAGCAATTCTACTTTTGCTTTAAGTACTATTAAAAGCAAACAAGAGCATTTATTTAAACAACATTTTTTTGATAATAGCATATTTAAAAAAGGAAAAAATATTATTAGCGTTTCTATTCATCAATCTTATAGAACCTCTAGTGATTGTATTTTTAGTCTAGAATTAATAGGCCACAATAATCCTGATATTTTATCATTTGTTCTAGAAAATAAAGATATAAAAAATCAAGAATTAGAAAGTAAAATTAAAGATTTAAATGCCAAGTTTGAATATGAAAAAATAGTACTTCAAAAGCAAAGTTTAGAAAGCACCAACTATAATTTAAAGGTACTTGTTTCTTTAATTAGCCTTTTATTTATTATGGCATTAATTGGCTATTATTTTATTTTAGAAAACGTTAAAAAAAATAATGTAGAAAAAAATGAAGAAATAGCAATTATTAAAGCTAAAAACACCCAAAAAGATAAAGAGATGATTACTTTATCTACAAACTTATTATACCACAAGCAATATTTTAAAGAAATAAAAGCAGATTTAAAAGGCATTAAAACAGAAGATAGAGCTTTAACAAGAGCAATTATTAATCAGATAGACTATGTTTTAGAAGGAGATGAAGATTGGAAAATCTTAAAAGAACATTTTAATGCCGTTTATAATAACTTTTACGATACATTAATTGCAAAACACCCTACAATTACTGAAACAGAACTTAGACATTGTATGTTTATAAAATTGCACCTGCATACTAAAGAAATTGCAAAAATATTATTAATTGATCCAAGATCTGTACAAACAGCAAGGTACCGAATTAAAAAGAAAATGAATTTGAGTGAAGAAGAAGATTTAAGAGATTACCTTTTAAACTTAGTTGAATAATTAACTAAATCCAACGTTTTTTTTCGTTGGATTTTTTTTGTTGTAGTCTCTACAAATTTATCTACAAAATAAATTTCTTTAGGAATTTCGAATTTACCAAGTGTTTTTAATTCTGCTATTTCTAATTTTAAAGACTTACTTATATCACAAGAATCAACTTGTTCTATAAGCAAAACAAGCTTCTCTCCTAGTTGCTGATCAGGAATTCCTGTTACAAAAAAACGATTACTGATTATTTTCGCTAATTTTTCTTCAATCTTTTCTGGATGCAACTTTACACCACCAGAATTTATTACATTATCTAAACGCCCTAACCATTCAAATTGATGATCAGAAATTAAACGAACAATATCATTTGTAAAAATAACTTCATTAGATACTTTGGGAGCATGAATTACCAAACAACTTCTTGAGTCTGTAAAAATCTCTACATCAGGTAAGGTTTGATAAAATTGATTAAAAAGTGGCAGATCACCTTCAAATGATGCATTGTTATTCAATTCTTTAACTGCGATATGTGTAATCGTTTCTGTCATACCATAAGTAGCAAAAACGGCACAAGTAGTATCCTTAATTTTATCTTGTAAATTAACAGAAACAACTCCGCCACCTACTATTAAAGTTTTAATTTGATGTAGTTTCTTTATTGAATTTTCTAGCTGTAACGGAACCATTGCAGAAAAATCGTAGTGTTTTTTTATCCCACGAAGTGGAAAAGAAGTTGCATTAACAATATCTAGATGCCAACCTAAAGTTAAAGCCCTTATCAACATCATTTTACCCGCAATGTATTCTGTTGGTAAGCATAATAATGCCGTTGTATTTTCTTTGATATCAAAAAAATTACCGGTAGCTAAGGCAGAATTTATCATCTGTCTTTTCTCTAGTTTAATCTCTTTTGGCACACCTGTAGAGCCTGATGTTTTTACAACAACACAAGCTTGATCTGAGAACCAAATTGTTAAAAATTGATGAATTTCATCAGAAAAATTACTAGTATAACCTAGAATTTCATCTACCGAAGAAAATGAAGTACCATTTAATTGAAAATATTTATGAAATTTATCTCGTCTCAATCTTCTAAAATTCTATAATTTTCTTTCAAATTAACAGGTTTATAAATCTTTCCCGTTAATTTTTCTTTCCAATTTTTCCATCCGTATTTTTTAGAAAAAATAAATAGAATTAAAGGATATAAAACCAATACAGGAAAAAACATTTCCCATCCTACAGAAGGTTCTGAAGTATCTACGTATAAAGCATCCGTTTGAAAAACAGTCCAATCTGTAGTTACAAAAAAAGCAGCAACAATATTATTAATAGCATGCAACCCCAATGACAACTCGGTTCCTTCATCCATTAAAGTAGTGATACCATAAAAGAAACCAGTACCTATATAAAAAACCATAGAAATGTAGCCTAGTTTTTCTACTTCCGGATTTGCACCATGTAACAAACCAAAGCATACCGAGGTGAAAATTAATGGAAACCATCTATTTTTGGCCAAAATACCCAACCCTTGCATAAAATAGCCTCTAAAAAGTAACTCCTCAAATGACGTTTGAAAAGGTAAAAAAAGAAAAGAAACTGCTAATAAAGTAAAGAAAGGAACAGGTTTAAAATTCCACACATAGTCTTCTGGAGATAAGAATACACCCAACATAATTACAACAGAAGAGATAACTCCCCAAAGAATAAAACCAAACCAAAAACGTTTCCAGTCTATTTTTTTTCTACTTGTAACCAAAGAAGTAACAGTTCTTTTATGAATATATTTTACACCTATAATAAGGCTAACTAAACCAAAGAAGAACATTAGAATCATAAAAAAGAGAAAAAGATTGTTATTAATCCCTAAACTCATAAAATTGTCTTGTGCAGCATTTGTAAACTCTGTCATGTTTTTAGAGTGCATCACAGCCACTGCCATTAAAGGCAATACACCTATAACTTGCCAACCTACAAATACTAAAATAATTGTTAGTACCCAATGAAACCACTCATTGTTTCCTTTATATGCTTGTTGTATATAATTCATATTTATAAATTAAAATGCCAGTTTTGTGCTGGGTTATAGTGTAATGTTCCGTTTTTAACTTCTAACGGACTTGTAAAATTATTTGTAAATAAACCACCGGTTCCTAAACCTTGTGGTAAATTGTTTTGTAATGTATGCGTAAATTGAGCAATTGCATTCAACCCAATATTACTTTCTAAGGCAGAAGTAATCCACCAATCGGCATTTATTTCTTCTGCAAATTCAATCCATTCTAAACTCCCTGCAAAACCGCCAATTAAACTCGGTTTTAAAATAATATATTGAGGCTGAATTGTTTTTAATAACTGCTTTTTTTCTTCTGCTGCAAAAATGCCAATTAACTCTTCATCTAGTGCAATTGGTAAAGGTGTTTTTGCACATAAAGCTGCCATTTCTTCTATTTGACCTTGTTTAATGGGTTGTTCTATAGAATGTATTTCTAATGCTGATAATCTTTCTAATTTTTCTAATGCGTTTTTAGGATTAAAAGCTCCATTTGCATCTACCCTTAATTCTATTTCATTAGAAGAAAACTCTTTTCTAATGGATGTCAATAATTCTATTTCAGCATCAAAATTGATGGCACCAATTTTCATTTTGATACAAGAAAAACCGGTTTCTAATTTCTCTTTGATTTGCTTTTTCATAAACTCTTTTTCGCCCATCCAAATGAGCCCGTTTATAGCAATAGAGTTATTTCCTTTTGTAAATTCTGATGGAAATAAATGAAACGAATCCTTACTTTTAAGTGATAAAAAAGCTTGCTCTAAACCAAATTGTATGGATGGAAACAGACGAAGTTCATTTAGTAAAAAAATTAAACCTTTGTTAATATTATTACAAGCCCAAATTAATTTTTCTTCATAACTTGCTACATCATCAAAGCTTAAACCTCTAAATAAACCAGTTTCTCCCACACCTCTTTTACCATTTTCTTCTAAAATGATAAACCAGGTTTCTTTTGTTTTTAAAACTCCACGCGATGTTCCACTTGGGTTTTTAAAATTAAGGATGTATTTTTTGTAGGTTGCTTTAATCAAAAGTAAAATTATTTTTTTTCTACAAATTCTTTAAAATTATTCAAGTACGACTGGTCTTGTTCTATAAAAGTTCCTTTAAAATAAGGAAAAACACATGCCATTAAGTAAGTCTCACTTTGGCAGCTTGCATTTAAAGTAATGGTTGTAACTCCATCATTTTCAGTAAAAGTATAATCATCTTTTTTTAGCATCCCTTCTGCATCAAAAAACAAGGTTACTTTTTCATTTGGTACATAGGCCATCACTTTTTCTGTCATGGCAATCTCTTGTCCTTGATTTAGAACAACAATTTTATAGATACTACCCGTTTTACCAGGATTGTCATTTAAAACTTCGAAAGACTGTACTTCTGGAATCCAATTTTTTAGGTCTTCTGATTTATTAAAAGCTTCAAAAACGTTTGAAACAGGCTTATTTACAGTTACCTGAACCTTATAAGCTGTTTCTTTTACAATTAAACCAGTAAGAAGAAATGCAACTACAATTGCAGAAATGATTCCTAAAATTATTTTTATTGTTTTCATTTTATATGTTTATATGTTCGCCTATTCCCAATAGGTTTAATTCTTTTCCTTTTGATGCAAATTTAGCTATAGCATTATTAACATCTATTTCTATTGGAGGAAAAGTGTTAAAATGACAACCTATTATTTTATTACACTCTACTAAATTACTTGCAATAATTGCATCGTCTATTCCCATTGTAAAAGTATCACCAATTGGTAAAATAGCAGCATCCAATTTCGTAAACATTGGTATCA
Encoded here:
- a CDS encoding thioredoxin family protein, whose amino-acid sequence is MNKVILLFTICFFTITNIVAQEQNVQELDSVTLNWESTFKSALKKSKKENKPVLIYFTGSDWCGPCKVLDKKLFHTEKFKAIAEKDLILYEADSPRNIDIISPEKLEINNDLKRQFKIRSFPTLVFVDHKGKMIGYKKGLILTEYYYPFIESVIENY
- a CDS encoding helix-turn-helix transcriptional regulator, encoding MNKLPLLKKILFLLLFFRISLLFSQDLIIKDHDYWSYYDKGGLENDWVELADFSNWKSGKSPLGYGDDKIITKLDFGGNKQRKHVTKYFKKTLNFDNNYIAYEFKIQRDDGAVVYVNGKEVFRDNMPNSTISNSTFALSTIKSKQEHLFKQHFFDNSIFKKGKNIISVSIHQSYRTSSDCIFSLELIGHNNPDILSFVLENKDIKNQELESKIKDLNAKFEYEKIVLQKQSLESTNYNLKVLVSLISLLFIMALIGYYFILENVKKNNVEKNEEIAIIKAKNTQKDKEMITLSTNLLYHKQYFKEIKADLKGIKTEDRALTRAIINQIDYVLEGDEDWKILKEHFNAVYNNFYDTLIAKHPTITETELRHCMFIKLHLHTKEIAKILLIDPRSVQTARYRIKKKMNLSEEEDLRDYLLNLVE
- a CDS encoding AMP-binding protein, coding for MRRDKFHKYFQLNGTSFSSVDEILGYTSNFSDEIHQFLTIWFSDQACVVVKTSGSTGVPKEIKLEKRQMINSALATGNFFDIKENTTALLCLPTEYIAGKMMLIRALTLGWHLDIVNATSFPLRGIKKHYDFSAMVPLQLENSIKKLHQIKTLIVGGGVVSVNLQDKIKDTTCAVFATYGMTETITHIAVKELNNNASFEGDLPLFNQFYQTLPDVEIFTDSRSCLVIHAPKVSNEVIFTNDIVRLISDHQFEWLGRLDNVINSGGVKLHPEKIEEKLAKIISNRFFVTGIPDQQLGEKLVLLIEQVDSCDISKSLKLEIAELKTLGKFEIPKEIYFVDKFVETTTKKIQRKKTLDLVNYSTKFKR
- a CDS encoding CPBP family intramembrane glutamic endopeptidase; the protein is MNYIQQAYKGNNEWFHWVLTIILVFVGWQVIGVLPLMAVAVMHSKNMTEFTNAAQDNFMSLGINNNLFLFFMILMFFFGLVSLIIGVKYIHKRTVTSLVTSRKKIDWKRFWFGFILWGVISSVVIMLGVFLSPEDYVWNFKPVPFFTLLAVSFLFLPFQTSFEELLFRGYFMQGLGILAKNRWFPLIFTSVCFGLLHGANPEVEKLGYISMVFYIGTGFFYGITTLMDEGTELSLGLHAINNIVAAFFVTTDWTVFQTDALYVDTSEPSVGWEMFFPVLVLYPLILFIFSKKYGWKNWKEKLTGKIYKPVNLKENYRILED
- a CDS encoding o-succinylbenzoate synthase, producing MIKATYKKYILNFKNPSGTSRGVLKTKETWFIILEENGKRGVGETGLFRGLSFDDVASYEEKLIWACNNINKGLIFLLNELRLFPSIQFGLEQAFLSLKSKDSFHLFPSEFTKGNNSIAINGLIWMGEKEFMKKQIKEKLETGFSCIKMKIGAINFDAEIELLTSIRKEFSSNEIELRVDANGAFNPKNALEKLERLSALEIHSIEQPIKQGQIEEMAALCAKTPLPIALDEELIGIFAAEEKKQLLKTIQPQYIILKPSLIGGFAGSLEWIEFAEEINADWWITSALESNIGLNAIAQFTHTLQNNLPQGLGTGGLFTNNFTSPLEVKNGTLHYNPAQNWHFNL
- a CDS encoding SRPBCC family protein, producing the protein MKTIKIILGIISAIVVAFLLTGLIVKETAYKVQVTVNKPVSNVFEAFNKSEDLKNWIPEVQSFEVLNDNPGKTGSIYKIVVLNQGQEIAMTEKVMAYVPNEKVTLFFDAEGMLKKDDYTFTENDGVTTITLNASCQSETYLMACVFPYFKGTFIEQDQSYLNNFKEFVEKK